From the genome of Saccharomyces eubayanus strain FM1318 chromosome X, whole genome shotgun sequence, one region includes:
- the ECM25 gene encoding Ecm25p, with product MALLENRIGSVQEARMIDINVNNIFFRSYSVDPNSGHAIYVFDSTYLPAPDEIGDKQVYDLLINALMDRLVMKLPQAPYSLVIFSSGFSQRKISWVYGIKMFAKLPKETKFYLQKIFIVHESFFVRSVYQVLSNAMNFNFLDSKDSQHDFPSLVHVLDLTSLSELLDITRLRISLNVYLYDYQISERIDVSEEYYNRLTPLAIRQYRQLIFDKIFKKLQSDAVMCELIFQKPGNYKKVNIFLDIIKRNNYIDLSQWDIYSLASVWLNFFIKNKAKALIPIELIPLPIVDDFISTRETFHKIIKFNQYQDLFVVIFPFFNTIIAHGEVTRHDSRTLSKALTPALCKEKLSIMTNDRLAIGSRYIKNLLDFFPEIVKDITSSLSSASSSSTIPLLPKPRKSSPTRYSELGCLTLPRSRSPSPQRSVTSPIFAPVALQNTPVLKPESSNRNVSSPLINTRPLPPPKTLLQPQLSLTSRSNTDLTLALSSTDTLSSPTKTPSTELLPMSNSSTDLLISDTIKEMVKDEPVKDKNSTDTDALIQQFESLAVEQNSKIKKFDKELQEKKRKSENTSKIADKFSQKGYSDIKAGNKVSRLAALYEERLQGLQVMNEMKQKW from the coding sequence ATGGCTCTATTGGAAAACAGAATTGGCAGCGTGCAGGAGGCCAGGATGATTGATATAAACGTCaataacattttttttagatcTTACTCGGTTGACCCCAACTCCGGACATGCGATTTATGTCTTTGACTCGACGTATTTACCTGCGCCCGATGAAATCGGTGATAAGCAGGTTTATGATTTACTTATTAATGCACTTATGGATCGATTGGTGATGAAATTGCCACAGGCACCGTATTCGCTAGTAATCTTTTCATCTGGGTTTTCCCAGCGAAAAATTAGCTGGGTTTACGGTATTAAAATGTTTGCCAAATTACCTAAAGAGACCAAGTTCTATTTACAAAAGATATTCATTGTTCATGAATCATTTTTTGTCAGATCGGTGTACCAAGTGCTCTCAAATGCCatgaatttcaatttcttggacTCAAAGGATAGTCAGCATGATTTTCCGAGTCTGGTTCATGTCTTAGATCTGACTTCTTTATCCGAGCTATTAGATATTACACGGCTCAGGATATCGTTGAACGTGTATTTATATGACTATCAGATAAGTGAGCGTATAGATGTTTCGGAGGAATATTATAACCGATTGACGCCTTTGGCGATAAGACAGTATAGACAATTAATATTTgacaaaattttcaagaaattgcaaAGCGATGCTGTGATGTGTGAACtgattttccaaaaacCAGGAAACTATAAAAAGGTAAACATTTTCTTAGACATTATCAAGAGAAACAACTATATTGATTTGTCTCAATGGGACATTTATTCATTGGCCTCCGTGTGGTTGAActtttttatcaagaatAAGGCCAAGGCTTTGATTCCTATTGAATTGATTCCGTTACCAATTGTTGATGATTTCATATCCACAAGAGAAACATTTCataaaatcatcaaatttAATCAGTATCAAGACCTCTTTGTGGTGATATTCCCCTTCTTTAACACGATTATAGCGCATGGTGAGGTGACTAGGCATGACTCAAGGACGTTAAGTAAAGCTTTGACCCCTGCACTATGTAAGGAGAAACTCTCTATCATGACTAACGACCGTTTAGCCATTGGATCAAGGTACATTAAGAATTTGTTAGATTTTTTCCCTGAAATCGTGAAGGATATAACATCGTCTTTGTCATCggcatcatcatcttctacAATACCTCTATTACCTaaaccaagaaaatcaTCCCCAACCAGATACAGCGAATTGGGTTGCTTAACCTTACCTAGAAGTAGAAGTCCCAGTCCACAGAGATCCGTTACGTCTCCAATATTCGCACCTGTAGCATTACAGAATACACCAGTATTAAAACCTGAGTCATCAAATAGAAATGTTTCCTCCCCATTAATTAATACTAGGCCTTTGCCCCCACCCAAGACACTTCTACAACCACAGTTGTCACTAACTTCCCGTTCAAATACCGATTTAACATTAGCCTTGTCTTCTACAGATACCTTATCTTCGCCAACAAAAACACCATCTACTGAGTTACTTCCAATgagcaacagcagcacAGATTTGTTGATATCGGACActatcaaagaaatggtTAAGGATGAGCCTGTAAAGGACAAAAACTCCACAGACACAGATGCGTTGATACAGCAGTTCGAGAGTTTGGCTGTTGagcaaaattcaaagatcaaaaaatttgataaagaattacaggaaaagaagaggaaaagtgaaaataCTTCAAAGATAGCAGACAAATTTTCCCAAAAAGGATATTCGGATATTAAAGCAGGTAATAAAGTCAGTAGGCTAGCTGCATTATACGAAGAACGTTTGCAAGGTTTACAAGTAATGAATGAAATGAAACAAAAGTGGTAA
- the ACO2 gene encoding aconitate hydratase ACO2, whose translation MLSSANRFYIKRHLASHANMFPSVSKQFQTKVPPYAKLLTNLDKIKQITNNAPLTLAEKILYSHLCDPEESITSSDLSTVRGNKYLKLNPDRVAMQDASAQMALLQFMTTGLNQTSVPASIHCDHLIVGKDGEAQDLPSSIATNQEVFDFLESCAKRYGIQFWGPGSGIIHQIVLENFSAPGLMMLGTDSHTPNAGGLGAIAIGVGGADAVDALTGTPWELKAPKILGVKLTGRLNGWSTPKDVITKIAGLLTVRGGTGYIIEYFGEGVSTLSCTGMATICNMGAEIGATTSTFPYQEAHKRYLQATNRSEVADAADVALNEYGFLRADEGAQYEKVIEIDLSAIEPHVNGPFTPDLSTPISQYAERSLQENWPQKVSAGLIGSCTNSSYQDMSRVVDLVKQASKVGLKPRIPFFVTPGSEQIRATLERDGIIDIFQENGAKVLANACGPCIGQWNREDVSKTSKEANTIFTSFNRNFRARNDGNRNTMNFLTSPEIVTAMSYSGNAQFNPLTDSIKLPNGEDFKFQPPNGDELPKRGFEHGRDKFYPELDPKPNSNIEIKVDPKSDRLQLLDPFKAWNGKELKTNVLLKVEGKCTTDHISAAGVWLKYKGHLENISYNTLIGAQNKETGEVNKAYDLDGTEYDIPGLMMKWKSDNRPWTVIAEHNYGEGSAREHAALSPRFLGGEILLVKSFARIHETNLKKQGMLPLTFATESDYDKISSGDILETLNLADMIAKDGNNGGEIDVKITKPNGDSFIIKAKHTMSKDQIDFFKAGSAINHIGNIRRGE comes from the coding sequence ATGCTATCTTCCGCTAACAGGTTTTACATAAAGAGGCATTTGGCATCACATGCCAATATGTTCCCTTCTGTGTCCAAgcaatttcaaacaaaagTACCTCCATATGCTAAACTTCTAACAAATTTAGATAAGATCAAACAAATAACAAATAATGCTCCATTGACATTAGcagaaaagattttataCTCGCATCTCTGCGATCCCGAAGAATCGATAACTTCTTCAGATCTATCCACTGTTCGTGGTAACAAGTACTTGAAACTGAATCCAGATCGTGTGGCTATGCAGGACGCATCCGCTCAAATGGCACTTTTACAGTTCATGACCACGGGTCTAAATCAGACATCCGTCCCCGCATCTATTCATTGTGACCATTTGATTGTGGGTAAGGACGGTGAAGCCCAAGATTTACCATCCTCCATTGCTACTAACCAAGAagtctttgatttcttggaaagtTGCGCCAAGAGATATGGTATTCAATTTTGGGGTCCAGGTTCTGGTATCATTCACCAAATCgtcttggaaaatttcTCAGCTCCAGGTTTGATGATGCTAGGTACTGATTCTCACACACCAAATGCAGGTGGTCTGGGAGCTATTGCTATCGGTGTCGGTGGTGCAGACGCAGTGGATGCTCTAACAGGCACACCATGGGAATTGAAGGCTCCAAAAATTTTAGGTGTTAAACTAACCGGAAGGCTTAATGGATGGTCAACTCCTAAGGATGTAATCACAAAGATCGCTGGTTTACTGACCGTAAGAGGTGGTACTGGTTACattattgaatatttcGGTGAAGGTGTCTCTACATTATCCTGTACCGGTATGGCAACCATCTGTAATATGGGTGCTGAGATTGGTGCTACAACATCAACCTTCCCTTACCAAGAAGCTCACAAGCGCTATCTACAGGCAACTAATAGATCCGAAGTGGCCGATGCAGCTGATGTTGCCTTAAACGAATATGGCTTCTTGAGGGCAGATGAAGGTGCCCAATATGAAAAAGTCATTGAAATCGATTTATCCGCCATTGAACCTCACGTTAATGGTCCATTCACACCTGACTTGTCCACACCAATATCCCAATATGCTGAAAGAAGTCTGCAAGAGAATTGGCCTCAAAAAGTCAGTGCTGGTTTGATTGGGTCATGCACTAATTCATCATATCAAGATATGAGTCGTGTAGTTGATTTAGTCAAACAAGCTTCTAAAGTAGGCTTAAAGCCTCGTATTCCATTCTTTGTGACTCCTGGTTCAGAGCAAATCAGAGCTACTTTGGAAAGAGACGGCataattgatattttccaagaaaacgGTGCTAAAGTCTTGGCAAATGCATGTGGTCCTTGTATAGGACAATGGAATAGAGAAGACGTTTCCAAGACATCAAAAGAGGCAAATACTATTTTCACATCGTTTAATAGAAATTTCAGAGCAAGAAATGATGGCAATAGAAATACAATGAATTTCTTAACATCCCCAGAAATAGTAACAGCAATGAGTTATTCTGGAAATGCTCAATTTAATCCATTGACGGACTCCATCAAATTACCCAATGGGgaagatttcaaatttcaacCACCCAATGGGGACGAATTGCCAAAAAGAGGATTTGAGCATGGTAGGGACAAATTCTATCCTGAATTGGACCCAAAACCAAATAGCAACATAGAGATCAAAGTTGATCCTAAATCTGACCGGTTACAGTTATTGGATCCATTCAAAGCATGGAATGgcaaagaattgaagacAAATGTTCTTTTGAAAGTGGAAGGTAAATGTACAACCGATCATATTTCTGCTGCAGGTGTTTGGTTGAAATATAAGGGTcatcttgaaaatatcTCCTATAACACATTAATTGGTGcacaaaacaaagaaactgGTGAAGTTAACAAAGCTTATGATCTTGACGGCACTGAATATGACATCCCTGgtttgatgatgaaatgGAAATCCGACAATAGACCATGGACCGTAATAGCAGAACATAACTATGGTGAAGGCTCTGCAAGAGAACATGCTGCTTTATCGCCAAGATTTCTTGGTGGTGAGATTCTTTTAGTCAAGTCTTTTGCAAGAATTCATGAaacaaacttgaaaaaacaaggTATGCTACCATTGACCTTTGCTACTGAATCTGACTATGATAAAATCTCGAGCGGAGATATTTTAGAAACATTGAATCTTGCCGACATGATTGCCAAAGACGGTAATAATGGGGGAGAAATTGACGTTAAGATCACTAAACCAAACGGTGACTCATTTATCATTAAGGCAAAGCATACCATGTCGAAAGATCAaatcgattttttcaaggctGGTTCAGCAATTAACCATATTGGTAATATACGGAGGGGCGAATAA
- the PRP21 gene encoding Prp21p, producing MEPQDPQIREDIKTTATYIKQHGASFESKLLEDERFSFIKKDDPLHEYYIKVLNEPATNSGNEEDIGRREHEIAKPQNFLFSQYDTGISRRDMEIIKLTARYCALDESNLGCIASKHGEGSLQFLNSSHPLHNTFTDFVTQYKRIISSEDQQIKKTKSEIIDECFGRAQYWEFAKDQDQEHNKLVELCKIQFAAIPWDEFTQVAKFFIPDHTDTLVDALDLSQMRLRRVQPNMKIFDRVSPVNEEQKAALDQVKSKGGAPGSKKRKIRAAGETRLKKNKK from the coding sequence ATGGAACCGCAAGATCCACAAATAAGAGAGGACATTAAAACTACTGCAACATACATTAAACAGCACGGGGCTAGTTTCGAAAGCAAATTATTAGAGGATGAGAGATTTTCatttatcaagaaagaCGACCCACTCCATGAATACTATATCAAAGTTTTGAACGAGCCAGCAACGAATTCAGGAAATGAGGAAGATATAGGAAGGAGGGAGCACGAGATAGCTAAACCACAaaactttttattttcccaGTATGATACAGGGATCTCACGGAGAGACATGGAAATAATCAAACTCACGGCACGCTACTGTGCGCTGGATGAAAGTAACCTTGGATGCATAGCCTCGAAACATGGCGAGGGCTCTTTACAGTTTTTAAACAGTTCACATCCGTTACACAACACGTTTACCGATTTTGTCACTCAGTATAAACGCATAATCTCTTCCGAGGATCaacaaataaagaaaaccaaGAGTGAAATCATCGACGAGTGTTTTGGCAGAGCACAATATTGGGAATTCGCTAAAGATCAAGACCAAGAGCACAATAAACTTGTAGAGTTGTGTAAAATACAATTTGCGGCGATCCCGTGGGATGAATTCACTCAGGTGGCGAAATTCTTTATTCCTGACCACACAGATACATTGGTAGATGCTCTCGATTTATCCCAGATGAGGCTGCGAAGAGTACAACCCAATATGAAGATATTTGACCGTGTCAGTCCAGTGaatgaagaacaaaaggCGGCCCTGGACCAGGTGAAGTCTAAGGGAGGAGCCCCTGGAAGTAAGAAACGTAAAATTAGAGCAGCAGGGGAGACAAGgctaaagaagaacaagaaataa